The Dehalococcoides mccartyi CG5 genome contains the following window.
ATGGATACTGGGGCAGGACGAAGAAGAACGCTTTGATTATGCCTCAGATTTATCAAATCTGTTTGGTCAAAACCGCACGGCGGCTGAAGCTATACTGGATATGTGGCTGGACGTATTTAGAGATATGCTTCTCCTGAAGGCTGATGCCAACCAAAACATGACTAATATTGATTATAAAGATATACTATACATGGCCTCAGACAAACTTGGGCTTACAGACATACGTATAGCTATAGATAATATACTCAAGACCGAAGACCGGTTGCGGGCGAATGCCAATCCTAGACTTTGTCTGGAAGTGCTGATGCTCAGTTTACCCTTTGTAAAGGAAGGAACTGTAAAAAATGGTTGATATTGTAAAGATACGCTATAAACAAGCCGGCAAGATATATTACTTTGACCCGGCCGGTTTTGAACTTTACCCGTATGATTGCGTAGTGCTGGAAACCAGCCGGGGTGAAGAACTGGGCTGGGTGGTTGCCTCTCCCTCCCAAGTGGAAGAAAGCAGTCTGGAACAGCCCTTGAAGCCGGTTATACGTCTGGCTACCGCTGAAGATATGAACCGTGAACGCCAGCTTGAAGAAAAGAACCAGAGTGCGGTTGCGGAATGTATAGAGCTGGTAAACAAGCTTAATTTGCCTATGAAACTTATACGGGCGGAATACAGCCTGGACGAAAATCACGTAACCATTTATTTTTCAGCCGAAGACAGGGTGGATTTTCGGGAACTGGTCAGGGAAATATCACGCAAGCTGAGAGTCAGGGTGGAGCTTCGGCAGATTGGTCCGCGTGATGAGGCCAAGATGGTGGGCGGTTACGGAAGGTGCGGACGGGAACTTTGTTGCTGCAGTTTCCTGAGTGAGTTTGATCCGGTGTCTATAAAGATGGCCAAAGAGCAGAATCTACCGCTAAATCCCCAGAAGATTTCAGGTGTTTGCGGAAGGCTTCTTTGTTGTTTGGACTATGAATATGAAACCTACAAGGCAGCCAAAGCCAAAATGCCCAAGGACGGGCTGAAAGTATCTACTCCGGTGGGTAAAGGCGAAGTGGTTGGCGGTAATCCCCTTGAAGAGATGGTATTTGTCCTGCTGGAAAGCGGAGCTAATGCCGAGGTGGCTTTAAAAGATATTCGCCCTGATAAAGAAGGCCGCCGCCCTGATGCCCCGTTACACCACTAGTTTCGGTTCATCTCCTAGCCCAAGGTAAGGCCGCCATTCATGGCGGATATTGGCGTTTGCTCTGGGTAGCGAATACCCGTAACGATACTGTGGCACTCCCGGAGTGCACATAAGCTTCATATGAGCCTGTTCAGGAGTGCGCCCGGCTTTATGGCGGTTGCAGTGCAGGCAGGCGGCTACTACGTTTTCCCAAACATGAGGCCCTCCCTGATGCTTGGGGTTAACATGGTCTATGGTCAGTTCCAGATCTTTGCGTCCGCAGTACTGGCAGGTGTGTTTGTCACGGCTGAATATCTCAGCCCGGTTCAGTTTGGGGCGGAGCGGCGGGTGTTTTATGAGGCAGGATAGCCGTATGACTGAGGGCAGAGCGAAATGGTCTTTTTCAGAGTGCCAGAAGCCTAAGCCATCTTCCAGCATTTCGGCTTTGCTCTGGTACACAAGCAAAACAGCCCGCCGTATATGGCATACGTTTAGTGGCTGGTAATCCTGGTTCAAGACCAGTACCTGATGGTTGTCCATCAAACACCGCTTCTCCCGAAAAGATTATGCTTATTCTAAACAAAATCCTACAGCAGGGCAAGTCTGTTCGCTTAGCGTTGGGGGCGGGTGGTCCTCATACGGGATACAGGGCGCTGCTTCTGTTGCCCGGTACTGTCACAGCGGAAGTTGGGGGCGGTAATGTTAAATACCATACTTATCTGGGGGTCAACGAAGCGCGAGCTTATGGCCACCTCTATTTCACTCAGCTGGCATCTGGTAGTAATTACGGTGGCCAGACGGCGGTTATAGCGGTAATTTATTACCTGATAGAGTTTTTCCTGCGCC
Protein-coding sequences here:
- a CDS encoding PSP1 domain-containing protein; amino-acid sequence: MVDIVKIRYKQAGKIYYFDPAGFELYPYDCVVLETSRGEELGWVVASPSQVEESSLEQPLKPVIRLATAEDMNRERQLEEKNQSAVAECIELVNKLNLPMKLIRAEYSLDENHVTIYFSAEDRVDFRELVREISRKLRVRVELRQIGPRDEAKMVGGYGRCGRELCCCSFLSEFDPVSIKMAKEQNLPLNPQKISGVCGRLLCCLDYEYETYKAAKAKMPKDGLKVSTPVGKGEVVGGNPLEEMVFVLLESGANAEVALKDIRPDKEGRRPDAPLHH
- a CDS encoding HNH endonuclease yields the protein MDNHQVLVLNQDYQPLNVCHIRRAVLLVYQSKAEMLEDGLGFWHSEKDHFALPSVIRLSCLIKHPPLRPKLNRAEIFSRDKHTCQYCGRKDLELTIDHVNPKHQGGPHVWENVVAACLHCNRHKAGRTPEQAHMKLMCTPGVPQYRYGYSLPRANANIRHEWRPYLGLGDEPKLVV